In Papaver somniferum cultivar HN1 chromosome 1, ASM357369v1, whole genome shotgun sequence, a genomic segment contains:
- the LOC113286151 gene encoding wall-associated receptor kinase 5-like: MGSYKCYCPKGSHGDGRRGGSGCFHNNQAFPVFKISLGVGIGFLFLAIGGSWLYFSLRKRNEILLKAKFFHKNGGLFLKQQISSQESSGESSAKIFTADELKLATQNYDEKLILGRGGHGLVFKGTLSDNRVVAIKKSKMANENQIEEFINELVILTQVNHRNVVKILGCCLETEVPLLVYEYVSNGTLSQHIHTRKDGMSSSISWESRLRIAAETAGAVAYLHSAACVPIIHRDIKSANVLLDESYTAKVADFGASRLNPLDLKEIDTIVQGTFGYLDPEYYHSGQLTGKSDVYSFGVVLVELLTGERPISLARPEEKHNFAIYFHSLVTENDMFEILEARVATEGKREQVLAVAMLAKRCLNLRGEDRSTMKQVAMELESLRKSKLSSTHP; encoded by the exons ATGGGAAGTTACAAATGTTATTGTCCTAAAGGGAGCCATGGAGACGGGAGGAGAGGCGGAAGTGGTTGCTTTCACAATAATCAAGCATTTCCAGTATTTAAGATATCTCTTG GTGTCGGTATAGGATTCTTATTTTTAGCTATTGGTGGTTCTTGGTTATACTTCAGTCTGAGGAAGAGAAACGAAATCCTGCTCAAGGCTAAATTTTTTCATAAAAATGGAGGTTTATTTTTAAAACAACAAATATCTTCACAGGAAAGTAGTGGAGAGTCATCAGCAAAGATCTTCACAGCAGACGAGCTAAAACTGGCAACCCAAAATTACGATGAGAAACTGATCCTTGGCCGTGGAGGTCATGGTTTAGTTTTCAAAGGAACTTTATCTGATAATCGTGTTGTGGCCATTAAGAAATCAAAAATGGCTAATGAAAATCAAATTGAAGAATTCATCAACGAGCTTGTtatcttaactcaggttaaccATCGAAATGTTGTGAAGATCTTAGGATGTTGTTTAGAGACTGAAGTGCCTTTACTTGTCTATGAGTACGTTTCTAATGGAACCCTCTCCCAACACATCCATACAAGAAAGGATGGTATGTCCTCATCCATATCTTGGGAGAGTCGGTTGAGGATTGCAGCCGAAACTGCAGGTGCAGTTGCATACCTACACTCTGCAGCTTGTGTACCGATTATTCATAGAGATATCAAATCTGCAAATGTATTGTTGGATGAAAGTTACACTGCAAAAGTAGCTGATTTCGGAGCATCAAGGTTAAATCCGTTGGATCTAAAGGAAATAGACACAATTGTTCAAGGGACCTTTGGATATCTGGATCCTGAATACTATCACTCTGGCCAATTGACGGGTAAAAGTGATGTTTATAGTTTTGGTGTTGTTCTAGTAGAACTTTTAACAGGAGAAAGACCCATTTCTTTGGCTAGGCCAGAAGAAAAACACAACTTTGCTATATATTTTCATTCTTTGGTTACAGAGAATGATATGTTTGAAATTCTTGAGGCTCGAGTGGCAACTGAAGGAAAACGAGAACAAGTTCTTGCAGTTGCTATGCTTGCAAAGAGATGCCTTAATTTGAGAGGTGAAGATAGGTCTACAATGAAACAAGTCGCTATGGAGCTAGAAAGTTTGAGAAAATCAAAGTTGTCATCAACACACCCATGA
- the LOC113286140 gene encoding wall-associated receptor kinase 5-like, with protein MLLQLLYLVQLCFLTLASSSSSVSPFFKAKTGCDAKCGNVSIPYPFGIINPEGNGCSIGGTGFDYRITCNTSFNPPKPFLDTGNVEVIDISENKIRTKNTLSTLCYNKLGNITLDLSVATIDVSRTPFTFSYTENMFFAIGCNTYATIYGPDLKNYSSSCSSECNSRENVMDGSCFGKGCCQSTIPKGLKRYETRVSKYTSQNNSATFDPCSYGFIAEQDHYTFNASDILNGTNFRSKGEDVPILLDWAIGNKTCEDAKKDTINFACQENSYCINSDNNPGYRCTCNNGYAGNPYLSPGCQDINECEAQNPCVGICTNTIGSYKCSCPEGSRGDGIRGGSGCFHNNQEFPVLKISLGIALGFFFLVIGSSWLYFSMRKRNQILLKAKFFQKNGGLLLKQQISSQESSGESSAKIFTAEELKLATKNYDEKLILGRGGHGIVYKGTLSDNRIVAIKKSKIADESQIEEFINELVILTQVNHRNVVKILGCCLETEVPLLVYEYVSNGTLSQHIHTLKDGMSSSISWESRLRIAAETAGAVAYLHSAASIPIIHRDIKSANVLLDENYMAKVADFGASRLNPLDQNEIDTLVQGTLGYLDPEYHHSGQLTGKSDVYSFGVVLVELLTGEKPISLERSEEQRNIASYFISLMNGNNVLHVLGTRIVAEGNREQVLAVAKLAKRCLSLKSEDRPTMKEVAMELESLMKSSSSTHASMLDNYRKHNEERIVVSAAEPTDLYTVPISHYSVGDTDQFSTERDMTMSFNPR; from the exons ATGCTTCTGCAGCTCTTGTATCTCGTGCAACTCTGTTTTTTAACCCTagcatcgtcatcatcatctgtTTCTCCATTCTTCAAGGCAAAAACAGGTTGTGATGCCAAATGTGGCAATGTTTCAATTCCCTATCCGTTTGGAATAATCAATCCAGAAGGGAATGGTTGCTCAATTGGGGGAACAGGGTTTGATTACAGAATTACTTGCAATACTTCTTTCAACCCTCCCAAGCCCTTCCTAGATACAGGTAATGTTGAAGTCATAGATATATCAGAAAACAAAATTCGCACTAAAAACACGCTATCTACCTTATGCTACAACAAATTGGGTAACATTACACTCGATCTATCAGTGGCCACAATCGACGTCAGTAGAACTCCATTTACATTTTCATATACCGAAAACATGTTCTTTGCGATTGGGTGCAACACATATGCAACTATATATGGGCCAGACTTAAAAAATTACTCAAGCTCATGTTCTTCAGAGTGTAATAGCAGGGAAAATGTGATGGATGGGTCTTGCTTTGGCAAAGGGTGTTGCCAGAGTACCATCCCCAAGGGGCTAAAAAGGTATGAAACTAGGGTCTCGAAATACACATCGCAGAACAATTCTGCAACTTTTGATCCTTGTAGTTATGGTTTTATAGCTGAGCAAGATCACTACACGTTCAATGCATCAGATATTTTGAATGGAACTAATTTCAGAAGCAAAGGAGAAGATGTACCTATTTTGCTTGATTGGGCCATCGGGAACAAGACTTGTGAAGATGCAAAAAAAGATACGATCAATTTTGCATGCCAAGAAAATAGTTACTGCATCAATTCTGACAACAATCCCGGATATCGTTGCACTTGCAACAATGGATATGCGGGAAACCCTTATCTCAGTCCTGGATGCCAAG ACATAAACGAATGTGAGGCTCAGAATCCTTGTGTAGGAATTTGCACCAACACCATCGGAAGTTATAAATGTTCTTGTCCAGAAGGAAGTCGTGGTGATGGGATAAGAGGTGGGAGTGGTTGCTTTCACAACAATCAAGAGTTTCCGGTGCTTAAGATCTCTCTAG GTATTGCTTTAGGTTTCTTCTTTTTAGTTATAGGTAGTTCTTGGTTATACTTCAGTATGAGGAAGAGAAACCAAATCCTGCTCAAGGCTAAATTCTTTCAAAAGAATGGAGGTTTACTTTTAAAGCAACAAATATCATCACAAGAAAGTAGTGGAGAGTCCTCAGCAAAAATCTTTACAGCAGAGGAGCTAAAATTGGCAACCAAAAATTATGATGAAAAATTGATCCTTGGGCGCGGAGGTCATGGTATTGTTTACAAAGGAACTTTGTCTGATAATCGCATCGTGGCcataaagaaatcaaaaatagCTGATGAGAGTCAAATTGAAGAATTCATAAATGAGCTTGTAATCCTAACACAGGTCAACCATCGAAACGTCGTGAAGATCTTGGGATGTTGTTTAGAAACTGAAGTTCCTTTACTTGTCTATGAATACGTTTCAAATGGTACCCTCTCACAACATATTCATACACTCAAGGATGGTATGTCGTCATCCATTTCTTGGGAAAGTCGGTTGAGGATTGCGGCTGAAACTGCAGGTGCAGTTGCATACTTACACTCTGCAGCTTCTATACCGATTATTCACAGAGATATCAAATCTGCGAATGTGTTGTTGGATGAAAACTACATGGCAAAAGTTGCTGATTTCGGAGCATCAAGGTTAAATCCTTTGGATCAAAACGAAATAGACACACTTGTTCAAGGAACCCTAGGATATTTGGATCCAGAATACCATCATTCTGGCCAGTTGACAGGTAAAAGCGATGTTTATAGTTTTGGTGTAGTTCTTGTAGAACTTCTAACGGGAGAGAAGCCTATTTCTTTGGAGAGATCGGAAGAACAACGTAATATCGCATCATATTTCATTTCATTGATGAATGGAAACAATGTGCTCCATGTTCTCGGGACTCGGATAGTGGCTGAAGGGAATCGAGAGCAAGTCCTTGCAGTTGCAAAACTTGCAAAGAGATGCCTCAGTTTGAAGAGTGAAGATAGGCCTACAATGAAAGAAGTTGCTATGGA
- the LOC113286159 gene encoding wall-associated receptor kinase 2-like: MSLQLLYLLQLLLLTLASPSSSSSSSSVAPFFKAKAGCDAKCGNISIPYPFGIIKPNGDECSIDGVGSGYRITCNTSFQPPKLFIDRGNVEIREISETEIRIKNTLATLCYNKLGNITLDLGLASIDVSPTPFTLSNTKNMFYGIGCKTYASLDGPDLQNYSSVCSSSCQSRESVVSGSCFGNGCCQSTIPKGLKRFRVSLLARQPENISDISSFNPCSYAFIGEQDLYTFNASDILDGNVFSSRGKDVPIVLDWAIGNKNCEEAQKNLTNFACQANTYCTNSNNNLGYRCTCNDGYLGNPYLSPGCQGM, translated from the coding sequence ATGTCTCTGCAACTCTTGTATTTATTGCAGCTGCTCTTACTAACCTtagcatcaccatcatcatcatcatcatcatcatcagttgcTCCATTCTTCAAGGCAAAAGCAGGCTGTGATGCAAAATGTGGAAACATTTCAATTCCGTACCCTTTCGGGATAATAAAGCCGAATGGGGATGAGTGCTCTATTGATGGAGTTGGGTCTGGTTACAGGATTACCTGCAACACTTCATTTCAGCCTCCCAAACTTTTTATAGACAGAGGTAATGTGGAAATCAGAGAGATATCAGAAACTGAAATTCGCATTAAAAACACGCTAGCTACTTTATGTTACAACAAACTAGGTAATATAACGCTCGATCTGGGTCTGGCCAGCATTGATGTCAGTCCGACTCCTTTTACATTATCTAATACCAAAAACATGTTCTATGGAATTGGGTGCAAGACTTATGCATCTTTAGATGGACCTGACTTACAGAACTATTCAAGCGTGTGTTCTTCATCTTGTCAGAGTAGGGAAAGTGTGGTATCTGGGTCTTGCTTTGGCAACGGGTGTTGCCAGAGTACAATCCCGAAGGGGCTAAAGAGGTTTCGAGTTTCACTCTTGGCAAGACAGCCAGAGAACATTTCAGATATCTCATCTTTTAATCCTTGTAGTTATGCTTTTATTGGTGAACAAGATCTGTACACATTCAATGCATCCGATATTTTGGATGGGAATGTGTTCTCAAGCAGAGGAAAAGATGTACCAATAGTGCTAGATTGGGCCATAGGAAATAAGAATTGTGAAGAAGCACAAAAAAACTTGACCAATTTTGCATGCCAAGCGAATACTTACTGCACAAATTCCAACAACAATCTTGGATATCGCTGCACTTGCAATGATGGATACCTGGGGAACCCTTATCTCAGTCCTGGATGCCAAGGTATGTGA
- the LOC113305920 gene encoding uncharacterized protein LOC113305920: MGLSNHWVKLINQCVSTVSYSVLLNGIPTGFFQPKRGLRQGDPLSPYLYIIFSKALSSYIDKSTKERKTPEHRKALLANILEIQSRGLGEKYLGTPTVFQASKIQIHMGILQAVDAKISIWLHKLLSQADKTTLIKHIGQVIPPFQMGAFLISKHLCKKMDSYLCKFWWGETLDPKDRKLHLLGWDILCSLKVEGGLGFRKAELNNLAMLARNA; encoded by the exons ATGGGTCTGTCTAACCACTGGGTTAAACTCATAAACCAATGTGTTTCTACTGTCTCATACTCTGTCCTTCTTAATGGTATCCCAACTGGTTTTTTCCAACCTAAAAGAGGGCTTAGACAGGGAGATCCTCTTTCTCCCTATCTTTACATCATTTTCTCTAAAGCTCTATCTTCCTACATTGATAAGTCTACAAAAGAACG GAAGACTCCTGAACATAGAAAAGCTCTTTTGGCTAACATTTTAGAAATTCAGAGCAGGGgtttaggagaaaaatatcttggtaCTCCTACTGTGTTTCAAGCATCTAAAATCCAGATtcatatgggtattctccaagctgTTGATGCCAAAATCTCTATCTGGCTTCATAAGCTCTTATCCCAAGCTGATAAAACTACTCTAATTAAACACATTGGCCAGGTTATCCCCCCTTTTCAAATGGGAGCCTTTCTAATATCTAAGCATCTTTGTAAAAAAATGGATTCGTACCTCTGCAAATTCTGGTGGGGGGAAACTTTAGACCCAAAAGATAGAAAGTTGCATCTGCTTGGCTGGGACATTTTATGCTCCCTCAAAGTTGAAGGTGGTTTGGGCTTTAGGAAGGCTGAATTAAATAATCTGGCTATGCTTGCTAGGAATGCCTAG